From Nicotiana tabacum cultivar K326 chromosome 22, ASM71507v2, whole genome shotgun sequence, one genomic window encodes:
- the LOC107787809 gene encoding uncharacterized protein LOC107787809 — MENIPAGIPRDQWTSFVDYRFKETTLEMCRRNTEIRKKQTFTHTCGSKPNSRRRAEMMAETGRRPRRAQLYLDTHKKQDGTYVNEAAKEICEKIELVLCQSTVDESEVSPNDAVGKVLGKEHSERVRSLGLGVVLSKVFKHARPRFGGMNASSSDASCLNHCQENYNKLLNAHNQSQENYKQMMNAFKAYMIMKEGTIPEQFAEFFASPPTTPRDASSGSLSPTGARRSSDGSNSSDNN; from the exons ATGGAAAATATTCCGGCTGGGATTCCACGGGATCAGTGGACTTCATTTGTTGATTACCGTTTTAAAGAAACAACTTTG gAAATGTGCAGAAGGAATACTGAAATTCGAAAGAAACAAACATTTACACATACATGTGGCTCCAAACCTAACTCCAGAAGAAGGGCTGAAATG ATGGCTGAGACTGGACGAAGGCCTCGACGTGCACAGCTTTATCTTGATACTCATAAGAAACAAGATGGAACATATGTGAATGAGGCGGCAAAGGAGATATGT gaaaaaattgagcTTGTTTTGTGCCAAAGCACGGTGGATGAGTCTGAAGTTTCGCCGAATGATGCTGTTGGTAAAGTGCTAGGAAAAGAGCACTCTGAAAGGGTAAGGTCCTTAGGATTAGGAGTTGTCCTTAGCAAAGTTTTTAAACATGCAAGACCTCGTTTTGGTGGTATGAATGCTTCAAGTAGTGATGCTTCATGTTTGAACCATTGCCAAGAGAACTACAATAAATTGTTGAATGCTCACAACCAAAGCCAAGAGAACTACAAACAAATGATGAATGCTTTCAAGGCATATATGATAATGAAAGAAGGGACAATACCGGAGCAATTTGCGGAGTTCTTTGCTTCTCCTCCTACAACG CCTAGAGATGCATCTAGTGGATCCCTATCACCCACGGGCGCAAGAAGATCATCTGATGGCAGTAATTCAAGTGACAACAATTGA